A stretch of Cyanobacterium sp. HL-69 DNA encodes these proteins:
- a CDS encoding Manganese ABC transporter, inner membrane permease protein SitD, with protein sequence MLDFLLEPLSFGFIRNSMVMIILLGVLCSVTGSFLIVQRMGFLGEVIAHAVLPGLAIAFYIGIDIFLGAFISGMLSSLIIAWIQSQSRVKVDVAMSLVFSGFFALGILLITLLQSRIDLHSFLFGDILGVRGNDLWRTFFITISVLIFVKLFYPHLLFYTFNPLGAQAIGLPVQLINIGLVSAITLTIIASMQAVGVVLVVSLLVGPSITAYLLVKELHHMMMLGGILGAISGVVGIYISYYFNAPSGAAIVLVVTVMFLLAFLFSPKEGILTRPPFFTKQNKLIK encoded by the coding sequence ATGTTAGATTTTTTGCTTGAACCTTTATCATTTGGTTTTATTCGTAATTCTATGGTAATGATTATTTTGTTAGGAGTTTTATGTTCCGTTACAGGTAGTTTTTTGATTGTGCAAAGGATGGGCTTTTTAGGGGAAGTCATTGCCCATGCTGTGTTACCCGGATTGGCGATCGCCTTTTACATTGGCATAGACATCTTTTTAGGGGCATTCATATCAGGGATGTTGAGTAGTTTAATAATTGCGTGGATTCAATCCCAATCGAGGGTAAAAGTAGATGTAGCCATGTCCTTAGTTTTTTCTGGTTTTTTTGCTTTGGGAATCCTATTAATTACCCTTTTACAAAGTAGAATTGATTTACATAGTTTTCTTTTTGGAGACATTTTAGGAGTCAGAGGAAATGACTTATGGAGAACATTTTTTATAACCATTTCCGTGCTAATTTTTGTTAAATTATTTTATCCCCATTTACTTTTTTATACTTTCAATCCCCTTGGCGCTCAGGCGATCGGTTTACCAGTACAATTAATTAATATAGGCTTAGTTTCCGCCATTACCCTAACTATCATCGCCAGTATGCAAGCCGTAGGGGTAGTATTAGTCGTATCTTTGCTTGTTGGCCCTAGTATTACCGCCTATTTATTGGTAAAAGAATTGCATCACATGATGATGTTAGGGGGAATTTTGGGAGCCATTAGTGGTGTTGTTGGAATCTATATCAGTTATTATTTCAATGCCCCTTCTGGTGCTGCCATTGTATTAGTCGTAACAGTGATGTTTTTATTAGCCTTTTTATTTAGCCCCAAAGAAGGAATTTTAACCCGTCCTCCATTTTTTACCAAACAAAATAAGTTAATTAAGTAA